A portion of the Blastopirellula sediminis genome contains these proteins:
- a CDS encoding electron transport complex protein RnfA, whose protein sequence is MNDESLPTIFINACLVNNFVLAYFLGICPFLGVSGKRDTAVRMGAAVTFVMLVASMAAYGIHALLTWANAPYLELIAFIAVIASTVQLVEMFIKKVSRPLFEALGIFLPLITTNCAILAVALFQTNKGYGFLQALVFALGAGLGFTLALFLISGLREKLELADTPEMVRGTVVALVLAGILSVCFMGFAGLFT, encoded by the coding sequence ATGAACGACGAATCACTCCCGACCATCTTCATCAACGCCTGCTTGGTGAACAACTTCGTGTTGGCGTACTTCCTGGGGATCTGCCCCTTTCTGGGCGTTTCCGGAAAACGAGACACCGCGGTCCGCATGGGAGCGGCGGTGACGTTCGTGATGCTGGTCGCTTCGATGGCGGCCTATGGGATCCACGCACTGCTGACGTGGGCAAACGCCCCTTATCTGGAATTGATCGCGTTCATCGCGGTGATCGCATCGACGGTGCAACTGGTCGAGATGTTCATCAAGAAGGTGAGCCGTCCGTTATTCGAGGCGCTCGGGATTTTCCTGCCGCTGATTACAACCAACTGCGCGATCCTGGCGGTGGCCCTGTTTCAAACCAACAAGGGATACGGCTTCTTGCAGGCCTTGGTCTTCGCTCTTGGCGCCGGATTAGGCTTTACGCTGGCGCTCTTCTTGATCTCAGGGCTCCGCGAGAAGCTGGAATTGGCTGACACGCCGGAGATGGTTCGCGGGACGGTGGTGGCGCTCGTATTGGCCGGAATCCTTTCCGTTTGTTTCATGGGCTTTGCCGGACTGTTCACCTGA
- a CDS encoding FMN-binding protein → MSQVETSHAEKVEAVIAVEHVSPAEESSASSILRIYGVVLAVGLICGLLIVSVFEITKPIIARNRIKLRESAILNVIDGATASVGYAYDESAKSFRPVEEGADLFAGFDDAGKLVGIAVETSAMGYQDNIRILYGYDPATETIVGMKVLESRETPGLGDRIEKDPNFIANFQSLDVAVGGDGLAHPLEFVKAGGKTQDWQIDGITGATISSRATATMLRESTNVWMPRIQACKSQFRQEEP, encoded by the coding sequence ATGAGTCAGGTAGAAACGAGCCATGCAGAGAAGGTCGAAGCGGTCATCGCGGTGGAGCACGTCTCCCCAGCGGAGGAGTCGTCCGCCTCTTCGATTCTGCGCATTTACGGAGTTGTGTTGGCCGTCGGTCTAATTTGCGGATTGTTGATCGTCTCGGTGTTCGAGATTACCAAACCGATCATCGCACGCAACCGCATCAAGCTCCGCGAGTCGGCGATTCTCAACGTGATCGACGGCGCCACGGCCAGCGTCGGCTACGCCTATGACGAATCGGCGAAAAGCTTTCGGCCGGTCGAAGAAGGGGCTGACCTGTTCGCCGGTTTTGACGACGCCGGCAAGCTTGTCGGCATCGCCGTCGAGACTTCCGCAATGGGCTACCAGGATAACATTCGCATCTTGTACGGCTACGATCCCGCGACGGAAACGATCGTCGGCATGAAGGTGCTGGAGTCGCGCGAAACGCCGGGGCTGGGGGATCGGATCGAAAAGGATCCCAACTTCATCGCCAACTTCCAATCGCTTGACGTGGCGGTCGGCGGCGACGGGCTGGCGCATCCGCTCGAGTTCGTCAAAGCAGGCGGTAAAACGCAAGACTGGCAGATCGACGGCATTACGGGCGCAACGATCTCGTCTCGAGCGACCGCCACAATGCTGCGAGAGAGTACCAACGTTTGGATGCCGAGAATTCAGGCTTGCAAGTCGCAGTTTCGCCAAGAGGAGCCCTAG
- the rsxE gene encoding electron transport complex subunit RsxE: MSAGTMNDFTDGVFKRNPVFVQVLGMCPVLAVTNTAINSLAMGLATAGVLLASSAVVSLIRRIVPSEVRIVTFILIIATFVTMVDYLIQAISLELHRTLGAFIALIVVNCLILGRAEAFASKHPVQRSILDAAGMGVGFTVGLLCLGSVREILGAGTWFGIPLLGQSFETWTIMMLPPGGFFTLAGWLLLFQFLKQRKAASREATA; the protein is encoded by the coding sequence ATGTCCGCCGGAACGATGAATGACTTTACCGATGGCGTTTTCAAACGGAATCCGGTGTTCGTACAAGTGCTGGGAATGTGTCCGGTGTTGGCGGTAACCAACACGGCGATTAACTCGTTGGCGATGGGACTCGCAACCGCCGGCGTGTTGCTGGCGTCAAGCGCCGTCGTCTCGTTGATCCGCCGCATCGTGCCGAGTGAGGTGCGGATCGTCACCTTTATTTTGATCATCGCGACCTTTGTGACGATGGTCGACTACCTGATTCAAGCGATCAGTCTGGAACTGCACCGCACGCTGGGCGCGTTTATCGCGCTGATCGTGGTGAACTGTCTGATCCTGGGGCGGGCCGAAGCGTTTGCGTCGAAACACCCGGTGCAAAGGTCGATTCTCGACGCGGCCGGGATGGGGGTCGGATTCACCGTCGGGCTCCTCTGCCTGGGAAGCGTCCGCGAGATCCTTGGCGCCGGAACGTGGTTCGGCATTCCGCTGCTTGGCCAGTCGTTCGAGACCTGGACGATAATGATGTTGCCGCCGGGGGGCTTTTTTACGCTCGCCGGCTGGCTGCTGTTGTTCCAATTCCTGAAGCAAAGAAAAGCCGCAAGCCGTGAGGCGACCGCATGA
- a CDS encoding (Fe-S)-binding protein, translated as MNLLTALGAALLLGGLTFSLASVLVIAGRFLAVDEDPRIGMVDKMLPQANCGACGVPGCSAFASAVVAGTLPPGKCTVSSPEELARLAAFLGVEIGAEERLVARIACAGGVNVAKWSTEYAGTKSCAAATLVGGGGKACLYGCLGLADCAVACDFDAIVMNEHNLPVVLEDRCTACGDCVAACPKGLFTLQPISHRLFVACASLDNGRGVLDNCNVGCTGCTKCAKDSDGHIEMQGHLPVILGPEGGRMKSPIDGCPTGAIVWLDPELGPQIGETALKKKRRSEMKEEVS; from the coding sequence ATGAATCTGTTGACCGCACTGGGCGCCGCGTTGCTATTGGGGGGACTCACCTTTTCGCTCGCCAGCGTGTTGGTGATCGCGGGGCGCTTTCTGGCTGTCGACGAAGATCCGCGGATCGGAATGGTCGACAAGATGCTTCCCCAGGCCAATTGCGGCGCTTGCGGGGTCCCTGGCTGTTCCGCTTTTGCGTCGGCGGTTGTCGCGGGAACTTTGCCGCCGGGGAAGTGCACGGTCAGCTCACCGGAAGAACTTGCCAGACTAGCTGCGTTTTTGGGTGTCGAAATTGGCGCTGAAGAACGACTGGTTGCGCGGATCGCTTGCGCGGGCGGCGTGAACGTCGCCAAGTGGAGTACCGAATACGCAGGGACCAAGTCTTGCGCCGCAGCGACGCTGGTCGGCGGCGGGGGGAAGGCCTGTTTGTACGGTTGCTTGGGGCTCGCTGACTGCGCCGTCGCTTGCGATTTTGACGCGATCGTCATGAACGAGCATAACCTGCCGGTGGTGCTGGAAGACCGCTGCACGGCGTGCGGCGATTGCGTCGCCGCCTGTCCAAAAGGGCTCTTTACGCTGCAACCAATCAGCCACCGATTGTTTGTCGCATGTGCGTCATTGGACAACGGCCGTGGCGTCCTCGACAACTGCAACGTCGGCTGCACCGGCTGTACGAAGTGTGCGAAGGATTCGGACGGGCATATCGAAATGCAGGGACATCTGCCGGTCATCCTGGGACCGGAAGGGGGACGGATGAAGTCCCCGATCGACGGCTGTCCGACCGGAGCCATCGTTTGGCTCGATCCAGAGCTTGGTCCGCAAATTGGCGAAACGGCGCTAAAGAAGAAGCGCCGCAGCGAAATGAAGGAGGAAGTCTCGTGA
- a CDS encoding FecR domain-containing protein, translated as MSSHIDFLLHGYLDETLTPEQLAELETWINADPANARRFAETVYLDERLEAEIKLQQFSAEDLETPVSRKPVRPARIIAICLALAACLLLIASIPYWYGDSHQASNDVAPQVEEVDDSFVTITLVENVRTATGQELHAGDRLAADQLHLLEGVLHLEFDSGVEVTLEGPAQYQIETVERTHLLSGLLTATVPDGAEGFVVTTPQSEIIDLGTAFGVALNEDGSSIVTVFDGEVEVIGKSDEKRRLVEGESLELNSQGAVSKVAFSPKRFEKLWPAASGIVRSTGAFRFAPPWPRRLDWIESDANIFVFPEGYPVVLEHPCSVNIDAPGRYRRELQLTGGEIPAGTRVRSFILQFNPEDQEDAAAPESDKRIQGSITFTKPILGLIVREEELRATDGVFSLRGGRVPQFKRGLELNGSPFGDGIVLSEDRRTVRLDVSVWGPLIDQIRVIVDASLTQGTYPSDP; from the coding sequence ATGAGTTCCCACATCGACTTCCTTCTGCATGGTTACCTCGACGAGACTCTCACGCCGGAGCAGCTCGCCGAACTCGAAACGTGGATCAACGCCGATCCGGCGAACGCCAGACGCTTCGCCGAGACCGTTTATCTCGACGAACGTCTCGAAGCGGAAATCAAGCTGCAACAGTTCTCCGCCGAGGATCTAGAGACGCCGGTCTCGAGAAAGCCTGTACGCCCCGCAAGAATTATCGCGATCTGCCTGGCGCTTGCTGCGTGCTTGTTGCTGATCGCGAGCATTCCTTACTGGTATGGCGATTCCCACCAGGCGTCCAACGACGTCGCTCCCCAGGTCGAGGAAGTCGACGACTCGTTCGTCACCATCACGCTGGTCGAGAATGTTCGTACCGCGACAGGACAAGAGCTGCACGCTGGCGATCGCCTGGCGGCCGATCAGCTTCACCTGTTGGAAGGCGTTTTGCACTTGGAATTCGATAGCGGCGTGGAAGTGACGCTCGAGGGGCCGGCTCAGTACCAAATCGAAACGGTTGAACGCACCCATCTGTTGTCCGGCTTATTGACCGCAACAGTTCCCGATGGGGCCGAAGGGTTTGTCGTCACAACGCCGCAATCGGAAATCATTGACCTGGGAACCGCGTTTGGCGTCGCCCTGAATGAGGATGGCTCGTCGATCGTCACCGTGTTTGACGGCGAGGTCGAAGTGATTGGGAAAAGCGACGAAAAGCGGCGGCTCGTCGAAGGGGAATCGCTGGAGCTGAACTCACAGGGGGCAGTCAGCAAAGTTGCGTTTAGTCCCAAGCGTTTCGAGAAACTATGGCCGGCCGCATCCGGGATTGTCAGGTCGACCGGCGCGTTTCGGTTCGCTCCGCCTTGGCCGCGGCGACTTGATTGGATTGAAAGCGACGCCAACATCTTCGTTTTTCCGGAAGGCTATCCGGTCGTGTTGGAACATCCCTGCTCCGTCAATATCGACGCCCCGGGGAGATATCGGCGTGAACTGCAACTTACCGGCGGCGAAATCCCAGCGGGAACTCGCGTCCGCAGCTTTATCCTGCAGTTCAATCCCGAAGACCAGGAAGACGCTGCCGCCCCCGAATCGGACAAGCGGATCCAAGGAAGCATCACGTTCACCAAGCCGATTTTGGGCCTGATTGTTCGCGAAGAAGAACTTCGCGCTACCGACGGTGTTTTCTCTTTACGAGGCGGACGCGTGCCGCAATTTAAAAGAGGTTTGGAACTTAACGGATCGCCGTTCGGAGACGGGATCGTCCTGAGCGAAGATCGGCGAACCGTCCGACTCGACGTCTCCGTTTGGGGACCGCTCATCGATCAGATCCGGGTCATTGTCGACGCATCGCTGACGCAGGGAACGTACCCCAGCGATCCGTAA
- a CDS encoding PSD1 and planctomycete cytochrome C domain-containing protein, which translates to MRRLDHMPLTHEHSRSLFSLLSGGLLLFLIAPVAFAEDAASEYSAEQLTFFEAKIRPVLVKECYCCHSEKAGNIRGGLRLDTRELTHIGGDNGPAVVPGDLEQSLLYNAVNHEDFRMPPNRKLAPEVIADIRAWIEMGAPDPRERQVEQIQPSVTAEDIAQAREQFWAYQPLRQPEVPQTQDSNWAITDIDRFILAQLEGNELPPAADAEPQKVLRRLYFDLIGIPPTPEEIQDFENVWKKNPSDAVEQVVDRLLEMPQFGERWGRHWLDVVRYAESTGREVNMTYPHAWRYRDYVIDAFNSDKPFNEFAVEQLAGDLLPAKSDEESAENIVATTFLAIGPKNVNERNRIQFQADLVDEQIDATTRVFLGSSVSCARCHDHKFDAFRQADYYALAGMFNNLTTFFGAPPSDYGPYRQVQVQRTSSLIPLPVDDPNDAKPKYTSVQMEKMKDEMKELREEAAEVRRDMRSGDNQANVLMRLIRTSNRLAELSAKLGSVDENGIPISFCMGVKEERRARDLPVLIRGEIDQRGAVVPRGLPQVFATESFAIPSESSGRREFAEWVGSADNPLTSRVMVNRIWQNLLGYGIVRSPENFGVTGESPTHPELLDHLALEFVKSNWSVKTLVKEIATSRVYRISSAFSPSAHEIDPSNRLLWRANPRRLDAESLRDAMLAISGSLDEERPHAGPVYDAGYTRVRGGTLGGSPEDIRAMFQSAMNAQRGQGGGFGMNQGGFGGRFRTPFMPRPNQPNAFANAMRSVTHQLDMEDAKFRSVYLPIVRDELPRSLEAFDFADPNSITGVRESSNTPNQALYMMNNPFVLKQADALAGRVTKEHNSLGDQIDLAFQLCYGRSPTVDERTASSNFLRQFNETSASQRSRTPGSPLAMAAFCQALLASAEFRLID; encoded by the coding sequence ATGAGACGTCTGGATCATATGCCCCTGACTCACGAACATTCGCGATCGCTGTTCAGCCTCCTCAGCGGCGGGCTCCTGCTCTTCCTGATCGCGCCCGTCGCGTTTGCCGAAGACGCGGCGAGCGAATACTCCGCGGAACAGCTGACCTTCTTCGAAGCGAAAATCCGTCCCGTGCTGGTCAAAGAATGCTACTGCTGTCACAGCGAAAAGGCGGGCAACATCCGCGGCGGCTTGCGACTCGATACCCGCGAGCTGACCCACATCGGCGGCGACAACGGACCAGCAGTCGTCCCTGGAGACCTGGAACAGAGCCTCCTCTACAACGCGGTCAATCACGAAGACTTCCGGATGCCGCCGAATCGCAAGCTGGCGCCGGAAGTGATCGCCGACATTCGCGCTTGGATTGAAATGGGCGCCCCTGATCCCCGCGAACGTCAGGTCGAACAGATCCAGCCGAGCGTCACCGCCGAAGATATCGCCCAGGCCCGCGAACAATTCTGGGCGTATCAACCGCTGCGTCAGCCGGAGGTTCCCCAGACGCAAGATTCCAACTGGGCCATTACCGACATCGACCGGTTCATCCTGGCGCAGCTCGAAGGCAACGAACTGCCGCCGGCCGCCGACGCCGAACCCCAAAAGGTTTTGCGCAGACTCTACTTTGATCTGATCGGGATTCCGCCGACGCCGGAGGAGATTCAAGATTTCGAGAACGTCTGGAAAAAGAATCCGTCCGATGCGGTTGAGCAAGTCGTCGATCGATTGCTCGAGATGCCGCAGTTTGGCGAGCGTTGGGGTCGGCATTGGCTCGACGTCGTCCGGTACGCCGAATCGACCGGTCGCGAAGTGAACATGACCTACCCGCACGCCTGGCGATATCGCGACTATGTCATCGACGCGTTCAACTCCGACAAGCCGTTCAATGAGTTCGCCGTCGAGCAGCTCGCAGGCGACTTGCTTCCGGCGAAGTCAGATGAAGAATCGGCGGAGAATATCGTCGCGACCACGTTTCTGGCGATTGGCCCGAAAAACGTCAACGAGCGGAATCGCATCCAATTTCAAGCCGATCTGGTGGACGAGCAAATCGACGCGACGACGCGGGTCTTCCTTGGCTCTTCCGTTTCCTGCGCTCGTTGCCACGACCACAAGTTCGACGCATTTCGCCAGGCTGACTACTACGCCCTGGCCGGCATGTTCAACAACCTGACGACCTTCTTCGGCGCACCTCCCTCCGACTACGGGCCTTACCGGCAAGTTCAGGTCCAACGAACCAGCAGCTTAATTCCGCTGCCGGTCGACGATCCGAACGACGCGAAGCCGAAATACACGTCCGTGCAGATGGAGAAGATGAAGGACGAGATGAAGGAGTTGCGTGAGGAAGCCGCCGAAGTACGACGCGATATGCGATCGGGCGACAACCAGGCAAACGTGCTAATGCGGCTCATTCGGACCTCCAACCGTTTGGCGGAACTCTCCGCCAAATTGGGAAGCGTCGACGAAAACGGCATTCCGATCAGCTTTTGCATGGGAGTCAAAGAAGAACGACGGGCACGAGATCTCCCGGTCCTGATCCGCGGAGAAATCGATCAGCGTGGCGCCGTCGTCCCGCGCGGTCTGCCGCAGGTGTTTGCCACCGAGAGCTTTGCAATTCCCAGCGAAAGCAGCGGACGCCGCGAGTTCGCCGAGTGGGTCGGCAGCGCTGACAACCCATTGACCTCGCGCGTGATGGTGAATCGGATTTGGCAGAACCTCCTCGGCTACGGAATTGTTCGCTCGCCAGAGAACTTCGGTGTGACCGGCGAAAGTCCGACGCATCCCGAGTTGCTCGATCATCTGGCGCTAGAGTTCGTCAAGTCGAACTGGTCGGTGAAAACGCTGGTAAAGGAGATCGCCACTTCTCGCGTCTATCGCATCAGTTCCGCGTTCTCCCCCAGTGCACACGAAATCGATCCAAGCAATCGGCTCCTCTGGCGGGCCAACCCAAGAAGATTGGACGCCGAATCGCTTCGCGACGCGATGCTGGCGATCAGCGGCAGCCTCGACGAAGAACGACCGCACGCCGGTCCGGTATACGATGCTGGCTATACCCGAGTTCGCGGCGGAACATTGGGAGGATCGCCCGAAGACATTCGCGCGATGTTCCAATCGGCCATGAACGCCCAGCGCGGCCAAGGCGGCGGCTTCGGAATGAACCAAGGGGGTTTCGGTGGACGATTCCGCACCCCGTTCATGCCGCGTCCCAATCAACCAAACGCCTTCGCCAACGCCATGCGCAGCGTGACGCATCAGCTCGACATGGAGGACGCGAAGTTCCGTAGCGTCTATTTGCCAATCGTGCGGGACGAACTCCCCCGCAGCCTGGAGGCATTTGACTTCGCCGATCCCAACTCGATCACCGGCGTTCGCGAGTCGTCGAACACGCCGAACCAAGCGCTCTACATGATGAATAACCCGTTCGTGCTGAAACAAGCCGACGCGCTCGCGGGACGAGTTACCAAGGAACATAATTCTCTCGGCGATCAAATCGATCTTGCGTTTCAGCTTTGCTACGGCCGTTCGCCAACCGTAGACGAGCGAACCGCCAGTTCCAATTTC
- a CDS encoding sigma-70 family RNA polymerase sigma factor: MDDSTLHATRLWTSAQPIVAAFVASVVRDRADRDDVMQETALAVLKSFETYEPSKPFKAWAIGVARNQIGLYLRRRKRDRLVFSEETIANLQATFLSETPAAKLDFLPECIAQLQGRARTLCDLRYEQDLKPAAIAEKVKMTANTVAKALQRIREQLRDCVEAKAAAEGASG, encoded by the coding sequence TTGGACGATTCGACCTTACACGCAACTCGGCTTTGGACGTCGGCTCAACCGATAGTCGCGGCGTTTGTCGCTTCGGTCGTGCGTGACCGCGCCGACCGGGACGATGTTATGCAAGAGACCGCCCTGGCGGTCTTGAAGTCGTTCGAAACCTATGAGCCGAGCAAACCGTTCAAAGCCTGGGCGATCGGCGTCGCGCGAAATCAGATCGGTCTCTACTTGCGACGTCGCAAACGGGACCGGTTAGTTTTCAGCGAAGAGACGATCGCCAATCTTCAGGCAACGTTTCTATCCGAGACTCCGGCCGCCAAGCTCGACTTCCTGCCAGAGTGCATCGCCCAGCTGCAAGGTCGAGCCCGCACGCTGTGCGACTTGCGTTACGAACAGGATTTGAAGCCGGCCGCGATCGCCGAAAAAGTGAAGATGACGGCGAACACTGTCGCCAAAGCGCTGCAGCGAATCCGAGAACAACTGCGCGACTGCGTCGAAGCGAAAGCGGCCGCGGAGGGAGCGAGCGGATGA
- the rsxC gene encoding electron transport complex subunit RsxC: MSQLSWPISTFFRGAELEETGHGFVESLVAWAKSSLGGKGFAHGIHPPENKDDTRDLAIEPFPLPELLTIPLAQHIGKPSKPVVGKGDKVTRGQLIAEPDGFMSVAIHAPVSGVIRKIAPAPNIKGKMEPAFFLQPDEDASQEMPAQERFDYQTATPAEIIAAIQQAGIVGLGGAAFPTHAKIKVPEGKSADTLLINGAECEPYLTTDHRVMLEHADDVMTGIEYLLKACGAKQAIIAVEANKEDAAETLRAAIRPGRPVTVEVLPVKYPQGAEKMLAKSVLGREVPAGGLPIDVGIVCVNVGTTANVGRLLPHRLGLYERVVTVGGPGVKRKGNFRIAIGTTLRFILETVGTEEDISTVVMGGPMMGNAASSLDIPITKGSTGVIAMTQQQTGVMIDRKEYPCITCGACVDACPMFLNPSQLGLLSKNGRFDTMASDYHLMACFECGCCSYVCPSKIPLVERFRVAKAAIRSGGGKR, translated from the coding sequence GTGAGTCAATTATCGTGGCCAATTTCAACCTTCTTTCGCGGCGCCGAACTTGAAGAGACCGGCCATGGGTTTGTCGAATCGCTGGTCGCGTGGGCCAAGTCTTCTCTTGGGGGCAAAGGTTTTGCGCATGGGATCCACCCGCCGGAGAACAAAGACGACACGCGCGATTTGGCGATCGAGCCGTTTCCGCTGCCAGAGTTGCTGACGATTCCGCTAGCGCAACATATCGGCAAACCATCGAAGCCGGTGGTCGGCAAAGGGGACAAAGTTACGCGCGGACAATTGATCGCTGAGCCCGACGGCTTCATGTCGGTCGCCATCCATGCTCCGGTCAGCGGCGTGATTCGAAAAATCGCCCCCGCGCCAAACATCAAAGGAAAGATGGAGCCTGCCTTCTTCCTGCAGCCCGATGAAGATGCGTCGCAAGAGATGCCGGCCCAGGAAAGATTCGACTACCAGACCGCTACGCCCGCGGAGATCATCGCCGCGATTCAGCAGGCCGGCATCGTCGGACTTGGTGGGGCGGCGTTTCCAACCCATGCGAAGATCAAGGTTCCCGAAGGGAAGTCGGCCGATACGCTGCTGATCAACGGCGCCGAGTGCGAGCCCTATTTGACGACCGATCACCGTGTCATGTTGGAGCATGCGGACGACGTGATGACCGGGATCGAGTATCTGTTGAAAGCGTGCGGCGCCAAGCAGGCGATCATCGCCGTAGAGGCGAACAAGGAGGACGCGGCGGAAACGCTGCGTGCCGCGATTCGGCCGGGACGACCGGTCACCGTCGAGGTGTTGCCGGTCAAGTATCCGCAGGGCGCCGAAAAGATGCTCGCCAAATCGGTGCTGGGACGTGAGGTTCCTGCCGGCGGTTTGCCAATCGATGTCGGTATCGTTTGCGTGAATGTCGGCACGACGGCGAACGTCGGTCGCTTGCTTCCCCATCGCCTCGGGCTTTACGAACGGGTCGTCACGGTCGGCGGACCCGGCGTGAAACGAAAGGGAAACTTCCGCATTGCGATCGGAACTACGCTGCGATTCATCCTCGAAACGGTCGGAACCGAGGAGGACATTTCGACGGTCGTCATGGGGGGACCGATGATGGGGAACGCGGCGTCGAGTTTGGACATTCCGATCACCAAAGGTTCGACCGGGGTGATCGCCATGACGCAGCAGCAGACCGGCGTGATGATCGATCGCAAGGAGTATCCCTGCATCACGTGCGGCGCCTGCGTTGACGCCTGTCCGATGTTCCTTAACCCATCGCAACTCGGGTTGCTCTCGAAGAACGGCCGCTTCGACACGATGGCGAGCGACTATCACTTGATGGCCTGTTTCGAGTGCGGCTGCTGCTCGTACGTCTGCCCCTCCAAGATTCCGTTGGTGGAACGATTCCGCGTCGCCAAAGCGGCGATTCGTAGTGGTGGAGGAAAGCGATGA
- a CDS encoding RnfABCDGE type electron transport complex subunit D: MKLLERPLTIRMSPHIGAVASVDAIMFNVVLALTPVVGYAIYLFGIAAILVIATATFSCVLSEHLLCKASGKATTIGDGSAVITGLLFGLTLPPSLPLWMAAVGGVICIAIGKYIFGGLGFNPFNPALVGRAIMQATFPAPMTTFFPLSEDRFHSIPTSTFAFPFTKPLYDGLSGATPLADWKFNQTSTAASGLLWGNVPGSTGETCAVLIILGGAYLVARGMMSWRIPVSIFASVAVFSGVLHLIDPDRFAGPLFMLLSGGLVLGAVFMATDMVSAPITPRARIAFGILIGVLTVTIRVWGGASEGVMYAILIGNALSPHLDGWLQPRLFGRVRESST; encoded by the coding sequence ATGAAACTGCTCGAAAGGCCGCTGACGATTCGGATGTCGCCGCATATCGGTGCGGTCGCCAGCGTCGATGCGATTATGTTCAACGTCGTGCTGGCGCTGACGCCGGTGGTTGGATACGCGATTTATCTGTTCGGAATCGCGGCCATCCTGGTCATTGCGACGGCGACCTTCTCATGCGTGCTAAGCGAACATCTGCTCTGCAAAGCCAGCGGCAAAGCGACGACGATTGGGGATGGATCGGCCGTGATTACGGGGCTACTGTTCGGGCTGACTCTGCCGCCAAGCTTACCCTTGTGGATGGCGGCGGTCGGCGGCGTCATCTGTATCGCCATCGGGAAGTATATCTTTGGCGGTTTGGGCTTCAATCCGTTCAATCCGGCGCTTGTCGGTCGTGCGATCATGCAGGCCACCTTTCCCGCGCCGATGACGACCTTCTTCCCCCTCTCCGAAGATCGCTTTCATTCGATTCCTACGTCCACCTTCGCCTTCCCGTTTACGAAGCCGCTCTATGACGGCTTGTCGGGAGCGACGCCGCTGGCGGATTGGAAGTTCAACCAGACGTCGACCGCCGCTTCCGGACTACTGTGGGGAAATGTGCCTGGTTCGACGGGGGAGACATGCGCCGTTTTGATTATTCTCGGCGGGGCCTATCTGGTCGCGCGTGGGATGATGAGTTGGCGAATCCCAGTGTCGATCTTTGCGTCGGTCGCGGTTTTCTCAGGCGTTTTGCACCTGATCGACCCAGACCGGTTTGCCGGCCCGCTCTTCATGCTGCTGTCGGGCGGCCTCGTCCTTGGCGCGGTCTTCATGGCGACCGATATGGTTTCGGCGCCGATCACGCCTCGCGCTCGGATCGCCTTCGGCATTTTGATTGGCGTCCTGACGGTGACGATTCGCGTCTGGGGAGGCGCATCGGAAGGAGTGATGTACGCGATTCTAATTGGCAATGCGCTGAGCCCTCATCTGGACGGTTGGTTGCAGCCGAGGTTGTTTGGCCGCGTGCGGGAGTCGTCGACATGA